The sequence gaggagagggggagaatgggagaagagagggggagaagaggagaagagagggggagaagaggagaagagagggggagaagaggagaagagagggggagaagaggagaagagagggggagaagaggagagggggagagggggagaaagggagaagaggagagggggagaagaggagagggggagaaagggagaagagagggggtgaagaggagatggggagaaagggagaagagagggggagaagaggagagggggagaaagggagaagagagggggagaagaggagagggggagaaggggagaagaggagagggggagaatgggagaagaggagagtagagggggagaagaggagagggggagaatgggagaagaggagaggagagggggagaagaggagaggggagaaggggagaaaagggggggaagaggagaagagagggggagaagaggagagggggaggagggggagaaagggagaagagagggggtgaaaaggagatggggagaaagggagaagagagggggagaagaggagagggggagaaagggagaagagagggggagaagaggagagggggagaaggggagaagaggagagggggagaatgggagaagaggagagtagagggggagaagaggagagggggagaaagggagaagagagggggagaagaggagaagatgagagggggagaatgggagaagaggagaggagagggggagaagaggagaggagagggggaggagaggagagggggagaagaggagattaGAGGGGGAgtagcagagagatggagaagaggagaggagagggggagaagaggagaggggagaaggagagaagagaggggggaagagaagaggagagggggagaagaggagaaatggagaagaggagagggagagaagagaaggagagggggagaagagaggagagggagagaagaggagagggggagaagtgagggagagaagttaggtgggagaagaggaggggggaggagaaatggagaagaggagaggagaggggcgatgggaggggatgaagaggagacggggagaagagagggagagaagaggagagggggagaagaggagagagggagaagaggagaagagaggggggaagagaagaggagaggggagatggggaggagaggggaaaggaagggagtggagaggagaaaagaggggatgaagagaggggaggggaggggagaagagtagaggggggaggggagggtaaggagaggagaagagaggggaaagtCACGAGCTCTTCatgaaggccattctactgccaatgtttgtctatggagattgcatggctgaatgcttgattttatacatctgtcaggaAGGGGAGTGGCTGAAATAGAATCCACtaatatgaaggggtgtccacatacttttgtatatatagtgtatgtacacATGGGTGTTGTTGCACCATACCAACGATAAGCCTGTCTTCCCCATCACATCATGAAAGGTCATGTTGATGTTCAtttaacctctgtctctctcttcctctgactcctccctttctcctttgtttctctctatctctctgtctctttctctctctttctcctctgtctctctcttcctcctcagaTCTCCAGGCTCAAAGCGTCAGTCCACCAGGTAGGTAGAGTATAAATCTACAGTGATTATAGCAGTTCAATAttagtcaactttattatcccacaTGGAGAAATTCATGTGTCCATACAAACCATTCTAAACCCCAATAACAAGTAGTGTTTTATGGAACTACTAATACTTGTCAACCACAAAGCACTACTGCTGTTAGAATAACACAATCACTGTCATCATCTGTCCTCACcactgtgttttcctctctgctgtTTACAGCTGAACTCTCAGTCAGACTGGTGGATGGGACCACTTCCTGTTCTGGGACAGTGGAAGTCTTCTTCAGAAGAGAGTGGTCAGTTCTATGTTCTGTGTTATGGAGCATGATGAGAGAGGTTAAGGTTGTGTGTAGAGAGCTGGACTGTGGGAATCCTGTAGCTGAATCTAGAAGACCTCTGGTTGAAGATGGAAGAAGAGGAGTCAGACTATTGAGATGTAGTGGAGATGAGTCTTCTATTAGACAGTGTGTCATCATAGGAGGAGGACCTGGTGCCTGTAGTGGTGGATATTATCATCATGTGACCTGTTCAGGTAAGAGGCTGGCCATATTGagagatttatttatacattATACAATATTACCATGTATCATGTTTTAtgtgtttttatttcatttaaatagagggagagatgtcagatgtatttaaacattttatttgtgtTTGTCATATTGGTTTATGGGAGATCATTGTAGTTCAGATGGTACTGAAGTGAAGCTGCCTGATGGATGTCCAGCTGTTTATTTTCTATAAAGTGAAGTGAACTTattcctgtctcctgcctgcaTTATTCCCAACCCTATCCTGAGTGACTAAGAACCCATTTCTACCTCTTACAGTATCAAACATAGCAAACTACAATATTTTATCCAACATATTTGTGTTTAGTCCTTGACAGTGTCATCAACAAAACTGATTGAATGTTCAACCAAGTCTTTTTCTCCAGAGTCTGTGCGGCTTGTGGATGGAGCTGGTCTCTGCTCTGGGAGAGTGGAGGTGAAGTCCAATCAGTCCTGGGCCTCAGTGTGTGAAGCTGACTTTGACCGGCAGGATGCAGAGGTAGTCTGTGGGGTGCTTGGCTGTGGGGCTCCTGCAGCTCTACAGGGGGGGCTCTATGGAGAAGGTGAGGGTCAGACCTGGGATAAAGAGTTCCAGTGTAAAGGCAAAGAGTCCCTTCTCCTGGACTGTGACACCTCAGACAGAGAAAACAACACCTGTCTACCTGGTAATGCTGTTGGACTCACCTGCTCAGGTAAGAAACCGTTTGTCACTCAATCAACATTGTTTCTCACCTGGAGTGAAGAATATGAGAGACAATATAGGTGTGTTTTAGTGAGAAAATAGTAagattactgtctctctcttttcttttctcagAGCCTGATGATGTGAGGCTGTTGGGAGGAGGCAGTCGCTGTGCTGGTGGAGTGGAGCGGTACGACCAGGGAGAGTGGAGGACTGTGGGATCTGACTGGAACCAGAGGGATGTAGCTGCAGTAGTGTGTAGACAGCTGGGTTGTGGCTCCACTGTTtcagttctacctggaaacaccaCTGGAGGGTTTTTAGTTTCCTGTTCTGGGTCTGAGTCTTCACTGAGGGAGTGTTGgagaagttattatctctctccTGGACTCACAGGGATCTGCTCAGGTAATAACAAGATATTATAATTATATTCATCTGATTTCCTTCATTCATACAACTTCCTCTGCACCTCTCATGATGACTGTTTAGCTTGTCAGTCTGCTTTACTAAATAGATCACTCAGTCAAGTAGGAAT is a genomic window of Salmo trutta unplaced genomic scaffold, fSalTru1.1, whole genome shotgun sequence containing:
- the LOC115187375 gene encoding CD5 antigen-like, which encodes MPHSSSRESSILSLFSPLLTDAGLRVLAESYTQRGLNIQLYNLQAQSVSPPAELSVRLVDGTTSCSGTVEVFFRREWSVLCSVLWSMMREVKVVCRELDCGNPVAESRRPLVEDGRRGVRLLRCSGDESSIRQCVIIGGGPGACSGGYYHHVTCSESVRLVDGAGLCSGRVEVKSNQSWASVCEADFDRQDAEVVCGVLGCGAPAALQGGLYGEGEGQTWDKEFQCKGKESLLLDCDTSDRENNTCLPGNAVGLTCSEPDDVRLLGGGSRCAGGVERYDQGEWRTVGSDWNQRDVAAVVCRQLGCGSTVSVLPGNTTGGFLVSCSGSESSLRECWRSYYLSPGLTGICSDLLVQPDISLTDSMGGVSRGHQGPEVFKGYSFTITCSTQPQYPGGSFLLTFTGSNRTQTQPAVNHSAAFLFPAADDSHQGIYSCVYDNYVFSHNFSSESELLSLTITASPLPAFIIRHVVVLLMLLTAIITSYLYYKPTRRQKRVNRVNSMDFYVNAMEMVSLSSRAEAGPGEERAAQGTE